The Comamonas sp. GB3 AK4-5 genome includes a region encoding these proteins:
- a CDS encoding putative type VI secretion system effector, with product MVLLKGCIENYRASTQQVNFFEAVVERKKMAAASAAAALAGMGGIAVGTALLGSDDMKEDCDLVEFELNGKKLEGYLWLSPFQEGDHVEVAAEPLADGSYFLYGMCRPLDKIIALAPHCTRGKIAHYWMSFRFLLRFFMAMWLFALISLAIASYINDVADWGGFFTCQ from the coding sequence ATGGTATTGCTCAAAGGCTGTATAGAAAATTACCGCGCCAGCACCCAGCAGGTTAATTTTTTTGAGGCCGTGGTGGAGCGCAAAAAAATGGCAGCAGCCTCTGCCGCTGCTGCCTTGGCAGGCATGGGAGGCATTGCCGTGGGTACAGCCCTTTTAGGCAGTGACGATATGAAGGAAGACTGCGATCTGGTGGAGTTTGAGCTGAACGGAAAAAAGCTGGAAGGTTATCTGTGGCTGTCTCCTTTTCAAGAGGGGGATCATGTGGAGGTGGCTGCAGAACCGCTGGCAGATGGCAGTTATTTTCTTTATGGTATGTGTCGGCCTTTGGATAAAATTATTGCGTTAGCCCCGCACTGCACCAGAGGAAAGATTGCACATTATTGGATGTCATTTAGATTCTTGCTTAGATTTTTTATGGCTATGTGGTTATTCGCCTTAATTTCACTTGCCATAGCTTCTTATATCAATGATGTAGCCGATTGGGGTGGTTTTTTTACGTGTCAATGA
- the phaR gene encoding polyhydroxyalkanoate synthesis repressor PhaR, with the protein MTATEQSIPPSAAKQRVIKKYPNRRLYDTDTSSYITLAEVRQLVIEREPVVVRDAKTGEDLTRSILLQIILEEEAGGAPMFSEAMLANMIRFYGHAMQGYMGNYIEKNVQMFTDFQNKMAEQSGVGGSDAWVKMLQMPNPMLPTGYAEQVQKMQDQMQKQSEQMLAMFGLKR; encoded by the coding sequence ATGACAGCCACAGAACAAAGCATCCCCCCGTCCGCTGCCAAGCAGCGCGTCATCAAAAAATACCCCAACCGCCGGCTGTACGACACCGACACCTCTTCCTACATCACGCTGGCGGAAGTGCGCCAGCTGGTGATCGAGCGTGAGCCGGTAGTGGTACGCGACGCCAAGACGGGCGAGGATCTGACCCGTTCCATCCTGCTGCAAATCATTCTGGAAGAAGAGGCGGGCGGCGCGCCCATGTTCAGCGAGGCCATGCTGGCCAATATGATCCGCTTCTACGGCCATGCCATGCAGGGCTATATGGGCAACTACATCGAGAAGAACGTGCAGATGTTCACCGACTTCCAGAACAAGATGGCCGAGCAGTCGGGCGTGGGCGGCTCGGACGCCTGGGTCAAGATGCTGCAAATGCCCAATCCCATGCTGCCTACCGGCTACGCCGAGCAAGTGCAGAAGATGCAGGACCAGATGCAAAAGCAATCCGAGCAGATGTTGGCCATGTTTGGCCTCAAGCGCTGA
- a CDS encoding IS5 family transposase (programmed frameshift), which yields MARRPVSKELWRQLQPLIPAFVPSAKGGARKLAISDEAALNGILFVLQTGIPWEDLPQSLGYGSGMTCWRRLRDWNAAGVWEQLHQAMLTRLCEHDQIDWSRASIDGSSVPKPPGGQETGPNPTDRGKLGSKRHIVVDARGIPLVILVSGANRHDSKMFEKCVDAIPAIAGLPGRPRKRPAKLHADKGYDFKRCRAHLRQQGIMGRIARRGIESSERLGKHRWVVERTHSWFAGFGKLRIRFERRLDIHEALLKLAAAIICARFVDRWC from the exons ATGGCACGACGACCCGTAAGCAAAGAACTGTGGCGACAGCTACAACCCCTGATCCCAGCCTTCGTGCCTTCTGCCAAAGGCGGTGCGCGCAAACTCGCAATCAGCGATGAAGCTGCCCTCAACGGCATCTTGTTCGTGCTGCAAACAGGCATTCCATGGGAAGACCTTCCCCAATCCCTGGGCTACGGCAGCGGCATGACTTGCTGGCGGCGCCTGCGCGACTGGAACGCCGCTGGTGTCTGGGAGCAGCTGCACCAAGCCATGCTGACTCGCTTGTGTGAACATGACCAAATCGATTGGAGCCGGGCCAGCATTGATGGCTCCTCGGTAC CCAAGCCCCCGGGGGGCCAGGAAACGGGCCCAAACCCCACGGACAGAGGCAAGCTCGGCTCCAAGCGGCACATCGTCGTAGATGCCAGAGGCATCCCGCTGGTGATCTTGGTCAGCGGCGCGAACCGGCACGACTCCAAGATGTTCGAGAAGTGTGTGGACGCGATTCCTGCGATTGCTGGCCTGCCAGGGCGTCCCCGTAAAAGGCCAGCCAAGCTGCACGCCGACAAAGGCTACGACTTCAAGCGATGCCGAGCCCATCTGAGGCAGCAGGGCATCATGGGCCGAATTGCCAGAAGAGGCATTGAGAGCAGCGAGCGGCTGGGCAAACACCGGTGGGTGGTGGAGAGGACGCACAGCTGGTTTGCAGGCTTTGGCAAGCTGCGAATCCGCTTTGAACGACGGCTGGATATCCACGAAGCGCTGCTGAAATTGGCGGCAGCGATCATCTGCGCGCGCTTCGTGGATCGGTGGTGTTAG